The following are encoded in a window of Desulfuromonas thiophila genomic DNA:
- a CDS encoding thioredoxin family protein — MKIQILGTGCAKCTALAQAASQAAEQLGLAVELEKISDLNQIMAFGVMLTPALAVDGQVRLVGKVPSVAELKTLLQQEG, encoded by the coding sequence ATGAAGATTCAGATTTTGGGTACCGGCTGCGCCAAATGCACCGCCCTGGCCCAGGCCGCCAGCCAGGCGGCGGAACAACTGGGACTCGCTGTTGAACTGGAGAAAATCAGTGATCTGAATCAGATCATGGCCTTTGGCGTCATGCTGACACCAGCCCTGGCCGTGGATGGCCAGGTCCGACTGGTCGGCAAGGTGCCCTCCGTAGCGGAGCTGAAAACCCTGCTGCAACAGGAAGGCTGA
- a CDS encoding arsenate reductase ArsC, with the protein MNRQPLRVLFLCTGNSCRSQMAEGLVNADFAGRIQAFSAGTDPHGLNPLALQVMAERGIDISGHSSDHISRYQGQRFDYVISLCGDADEKCPLFFGGVKRLHLGFPDPPKASGSAEEVLAVYRQVRDAIRSTMQELFERELAKVR; encoded by the coding sequence ATGAACCGGCAGCCTCTTCGCGTGTTGTTTCTCTGCACCGGCAATTCCTGCCGCAGTCAGATGGCCGAAGGGCTGGTGAACGCTGACTTTGCCGGCCGTATCCAGGCTTTTTCCGCCGGCACCGATCCCCATGGCCTCAATCCACTGGCACTACAGGTGATGGCCGAACGGGGCATCGACATCTCCGGTCACAGCAGCGACCACATCAGCCGCTACCAAGGACAGCGCTTCGACTACGTCATCAGCCTGTGTGGCGATGCCGACGAGAAATGTCCACTGTTCTTCGGCGGGGTCAAGCGGCTGCACCTGGGATTTCCCGATCCGCCCAAGGCCAGCGGCAGCGCGGAGGAGGTATTGGCGGTTTACCGGCAGGTCCGCGATGCCATCCGCAGCACGATGCAGGAACTGTTCGAGCGGGAGTTGGCCAAGGTTCGCTGA
- a CDS encoding ABC transporter ATP-binding protein, which produces MGVEQPLGSPILEVQGLHKRFGSVQAVAQVDFTVAQGELFGFLGPNGAGKTTTINMLTGLARPDGGSVRIAGIDCIANPRAAQHLIGVVPDESNLYPELSGFDNLCFCAALYGLPRRERQLRARQLLDQFGLSAAADRKFSQYSKGMKRKLTIAAGIIHRPPILFLDEPTTGIDVASARQVREKIADLHRQGTTIFLTTHYIEEAERLCQRIAFIVAGRIVRCATLGALLEPVRQRHQLLISCTLSDRVVMAELARHLAAVFPALQVQAGAAGQIRLEGEQPIAVGPLVRLIEAQGGEVFEARRLQPNLEEVFLQITGLDAQALQGEAAGRGRRGGQA; this is translated from the coding sequence ATGGGCGTCGAACAGCCGCTTGGGTCACCAATTCTGGAGGTGCAGGGTCTGCACAAACGCTTTGGCAGCGTGCAGGCGGTGGCGCAGGTCGACTTTACGGTGGCCCAGGGTGAGCTGTTTGGCTTTCTCGGTCCCAATGGCGCCGGCAAGACCACTACCATCAACATGCTGACCGGGCTGGCCCGGCCCGATGGCGGCAGCGTGCGCATCGCCGGTATTGACTGTATCGCCAATCCGCGCGCGGCCCAGCACCTCATCGGCGTGGTGCCCGATGAAAGCAACCTCTATCCGGAACTGAGCGGCTTCGACAATCTGTGTTTCTGTGCCGCTCTTTACGGACTGCCTCGGCGCGAACGGCAACTGCGGGCGCGCCAGCTGCTCGACCAGTTTGGCCTGAGCGCCGCCGCCGACCGCAAATTTTCCCAGTATTCCAAGGGCATGAAGCGCAAACTGACCATTGCCGCTGGCATTATTCACCGACCGCCCATCCTGTTTCTCGACGAACCCACCACCGGTATCGATGTTGCCAGTGCCCGCCAGGTACGGGAGAAGATTGCCGATCTGCATCGTCAGGGCACCACCATCTTTCTGACCACCCATTACATTGAGGAAGCCGAGCGCCTGTGCCAGCGAATCGCCTTTATTGTGGCCGGGCGCATTGTGCGCTGTGCTACCTTGGGCGCGTTGCTGGAACCGGTGCGGCAACGGCACCAGCTGCTTATCAGCTGTACCCTGAGCGACAGGGTGGTTATGGCGGAATTGGCGCGGCACCTGGCCGCCGTTTTTCCGGCATTGCAGGTGCAGGCTGGTGCGGCCGGTCAGATCCGGCTGGAAGGCGAACAGCCCATTGCGGTCGGGCCGCTGGTGCGGCTGATCGAGGCGCAGGGCGGCGAGGTGTTCGAAGCGCGGCGGCTGCAGCCCAATCTGGAGGAGGTTTTTTTGCAGATTACCGGCCTGGACGCACAGGCACTGCAGGGAGAGGCCGCAGGCCGGGGTCGGCGCGGCGGGCAGGCATGA
- a CDS encoding bacteriohemerythrin — protein MATICWKSCYEIGVGTFDAEHQNLVRLVNALYEGIRQHQGELLAQEVLDELILYTDKHFQHEEQYMEKYNYPAEARLHHQQEHQGLREQVLAYRQRLQSDPQNLLLPELFRFLRQWVLDHIVETDMQFGAFLRQHSVYDCGPPVL, from the coding sequence ATGGCGACGATCTGCTGGAAGTCCTGTTACGAAATTGGCGTCGGTACCTTTGATGCCGAGCACCAGAATCTGGTTCGTCTTGTTAATGCTCTTTACGAAGGAATCCGCCAGCATCAAGGAGAGCTTCTGGCGCAGGAGGTTCTGGACGAGCTGATTCTTTATACCGACAAGCATTTTCAGCACGAAGAGCAGTATATGGAAAAATACAACTATCCTGCCGAAGCCCGCTTGCATCATCAGCAGGAGCATCAGGGCCTCAGAGAGCAGGTGCTGGCCTATCGTCAGCGGCTGCAGAGTGATCCGCAGAATCTTCTGTTGCCGGAGTTGTTCCGCTTTCTGCGTCAATGGGTTCTTGACCATATTGTCGAAACCGACATGCAGTTCGGTGCCTTCTTGCGTCAGCACAGCGTTTATGACTGTGGTCCGCCGGTTCTCTGA
- a CDS encoding calcium/sodium antiporter, with product MLLPVVAVIVGLLLLVWSADRFVEGAAATACYFGMPPLLIGMVIVGFGTSAPELVVSAISAVQGNPGIALGNAYGSNITNIALILGLTALLSPIAVHSQVLRKELPLLSLMTLLAASQLFDGQISRADALVLLLVFALLMGWTIWQGMKKKTDALATEMEQELVAHTLPLQRALLWLAIGLVLLIVSSRLLVWGAVAIAQQFGVSDLIIGLTVVAVGTSLPELASSLMAVRKGEHDIALGNVLGSNLFNTLAVVGIAGAIEPLAVGAEVLRRDVLVMALLTLSLFVFGYGFRGPGKGRINRCEGAGLLTVYLGYTAYLVLTIF from the coding sequence ATGCTGTTGCCAGTGGTTGCGGTTATTGTGGGTCTGCTTTTGCTGGTCTGGAGTGCGGATCGTTTTGTCGAAGGGGCAGCGGCGACGGCCTGTTATTTCGGCATGCCACCTCTGCTCATTGGCATGGTGATCGTTGGTTTTGGCACCTCGGCACCGGAGCTGGTGGTGTCGGCCATTTCGGCTGTCCAGGGCAATCCGGGCATCGCCCTGGGTAATGCCTATGGCTCGAATATCACCAACATCGCTCTGATCTTGGGGCTGACGGCGTTGCTCAGTCCCATTGCCGTGCATTCGCAGGTGCTGCGCAAGGAATTGCCGCTGCTGAGTCTGATGACGTTGTTGGCCGCCAGTCAGCTGTTCGATGGTCAGATCAGCCGGGCGGATGCCCTGGTGTTGCTGCTGGTGTTTGCCTTGCTGATGGGCTGGACCATCTGGCAGGGGATGAAAAAAAAGACCGATGCGCTGGCCACCGAGATGGAGCAGGAGCTGGTTGCTCATACCCTGCCGCTGCAGCGGGCGCTGCTGTGGCTGGCGATCGGGCTGGTGCTGCTGATTGTCAGCTCGCGTCTGTTGGTGTGGGGTGCGGTGGCCATTGCCCAACAGTTCGGTGTCAGTGATCTGATCATCGGCCTGACGGTGGTGGCGGTGGGAACCTCGTTGCCGGAGCTGGCATCGTCGCTGATGGCGGTCCGCAAGGGCGAGCATGATATCGCCCTGGGTAATGTGTTGGGATCGAATCTGTTCAATACCCTGGCGGTGGTGGGCATTGCCGGCGCCATTGAGCCGCTGGCGGTTGGCGCCGAGGTCCTGAGGCGCGATGTGCTGGTGATGGCACTGCTGACCCTGTCGCTGTTTGTCTTTGGTTACGGCTTTCGCGGGCCGGGCAAGGGCCGGATCAACCGTTGCGAAGGCGCCGGGTTACTGACGGTGTATCTGGGTTACACGGCCTATCTGGTTCTGACGATTTTTTAG
- a CDS encoding ABC transporter permease → MKSWIAFWSILCKDMRSYYLKPPNISWGLIFPLAWTGMFFVRSSQGLDSITALLPGVMALSILFGTTSMLAVTITFEKKSRSFERLLLAPPPLELLMLAKTSGAIVFGSLNALVPLALALLLVELPLLRWAVLLPAALLLAVASTFLGLFIAVAVSEVFEAQTFSNFFRFPMLFLCGLFLPIDQLPLWLQPLSYLLPLTYGADLLHGAVHGGQQLPLWLDFGLLTGFCLLLFGLSLRNVRRRWIA, encoded by the coding sequence ATGAAGAGCTGGATCGCGTTCTGGAGCATCCTGTGCAAGGACATGCGCTCCTACTATCTCAAGCCGCCCAATATCAGCTGGGGGCTGATTTTCCCGCTGGCCTGGACCGGCATGTTCTTTGTCCGTTCCTCCCAGGGACTCGACAGTATCACCGCCCTGTTGCCGGGGGTGATGGCGCTGTCGATTCTGTTCGGCACCACCTCCATGCTGGCGGTGACCATCACCTTCGAGAAAAAAAGCCGTTCCTTCGAGCGGCTGTTGCTGGCGCCCCCACCGCTGGAACTGCTGATGTTGGCCAAAACCAGCGGCGCCATTGTGTTCGGCAGTCTCAATGCTCTGGTGCCGCTGGCGCTGGCACTGCTGCTGGTCGAGCTGCCGCTGCTGCGCTGGGCGGTGCTGCTGCCGGCGGCGCTGCTGCTGGCGGTGGCTTCCACCTTTCTGGGGCTGTTTATCGCGGTGGCGGTAAGCGAGGTGTTCGAGGCCCAGACATTCTCCAATTTTTTCCGCTTTCCGATGTTGTTTCTCTGCGGTTTGTTCCTGCCGATCGACCAGTTGCCCCTGTGGTTGCAGCCTCTGTCGTACCTGCTGCCGCTGACCTATGGCGCCGATCTGCTGCACGGCGCGGTGCATGGCGGCCAGCAGTTGCCCTTGTGGCTCGATTTCGGTCTGTTGACCGGCTTCTGTCTGTTGCTGTTTGGGCTGAGCCTGCGCAACGTGCGACGGCGCTGGATCGCCTGA
- a CDS encoding HIT family protein has translation MTMVNSSIPSASACPFCQPAAELLLCERPLALALADRYPLTPGHCLIVPRRHIASLFDATAAEREALFALLSRCRERLRRQGVVDFNIGINEGAAAGQTIAHLHLHLIPRRSGDVAEPRGGVRWIFPDRAAYWEQS, from the coding sequence ATGACCATGGTCAACTCGTCGATACCCTCAGCCTCGGCCTGTCCTTTTTGCCAACCAGCGGCCGAATTGCTGCTGTGTGAACGGCCGCTGGCTCTGGCACTGGCCGACCGCTATCCGTTGACGCCGGGTCATTGCCTGATCGTGCCGCGCCGTCATATTGCCTCGCTGTTCGATGCCACGGCAGCCGAACGCGAGGCGCTGTTTGCTCTGCTGTCCCGCTGTCGCGAGAGGCTGCGGCGGCAGGGCGTTGTGGATTTCAATATCGGCATCAATGAGGGTGCCGCGGCAGGTCAGACCATCGCCCATCTGCACCTGCATCTGATTCCACGCCGGTCCGGCGATGTTGCCGAACCTCGTGGCGGCGTGCGCTGGATCTTTCCCGACCGGGCGGCCTACTGGGAGCAGTCATGA
- a CDS encoding dihydrolipoyl dehydrogenase family protein, which produces MTQHDDGIYDLCILGGGPGGFAGAMRAFDFGKRVCLVEGGEIGGAGVKWGALASKTLWELAKDYSTASKVDRGYRVAALSVSYAEVAATVEQAVKERQYQMLTQLESFSPQRWNGPGSITLMRGWATFNDGASVRVYQGQEHWQQVRARNFLIATGSRPRAYPGIQIDQQRIFDSNGIGSLKAFPKRLLIVGAGVVGCEYASIFAAFGQTQVHLVDHKERVIPYEDRDVSTFVEHSLRNAGVELHQQACLRDVRHLADSVEVILDYPEGRSEVLQVDAVLVSVGRRPNLEYLNLTAAGVAVGQNGYLETGVDCCAARNIYACGDVTCHPNLVNIAEMEARLAVRDMFGQRVHPLNYQNMSAIMFFNPAIATVGLSEESCQKKGLAYRVAWLDNALVARAIAMRATRGFTKIVVSDDEEMKILGMRAAGPQVANSVMAIAHFMDHDKGAIDVLRSVYPHPTISEATQECLRLLLGKSVYKPYAFPQWVKVRRWKPNGGYAPL; this is translated from the coding sequence GCCGGCGCCATGCGCGCCTTCGATTTTGGTAAGCGTGTCTGTCTGGTGGAAGGTGGTGAGATCGGTGGTGCTGGTGTCAAATGGGGGGCGCTGGCGTCGAAGACTCTGTGGGAGCTGGCGAAGGATTACAGTACCGCCAGCAAGGTGGATCGGGGCTATCGTGTCGCTGCTCTGAGTGTGAGCTACGCCGAGGTTGCTGCGACGGTCGAGCAGGCGGTGAAGGAACGCCAGTATCAGATGCTGACGCAACTGGAAAGCTTCAGTCCGCAGCGTTGGAACGGTCCTGGATCAATCACCCTGATGCGGGGCTGGGCGACTTTTAACGATGGCGCCAGCGTACGGGTGTATCAGGGGCAGGAACACTGGCAGCAGGTGCGCGCTCGCAACTTTCTGATTGCCACGGGCAGTCGCCCCCGCGCCTATCCGGGGATACAGATTGATCAGCAGCGAATTTTTGACTCCAATGGTATTGGCAGCCTCAAGGCGTTTCCCAAGCGGCTGCTGATTGTTGGTGCCGGTGTTGTCGGATGTGAATATGCCAGTATTTTTGCTGCTTTCGGGCAGACTCAGGTGCATCTGGTGGATCATAAGGAGCGGGTGATCCCCTATGAGGATCGCGATGTCAGCACCTTTGTTGAACACAGTCTGAGAAATGCCGGTGTAGAGTTGCATCAGCAGGCCTGCCTGCGTGATGTGCGCCATCTGGCCGATAGCGTCGAGGTGATTCTGGATTATCCCGAAGGGCGCAGCGAGGTGCTGCAGGTGGATGCGGTGCTGGTTTCTGTCGGACGACGGCCCAACCTGGAATATCTGAACCTGACGGCCGCCGGTGTCGCGGTGGGGCAGAACGGCTATCTGGAAACGGGTGTCGATTGCTGTGCCGCCCGCAATATTTATGCCTGTGGAGACGTGACCTGTCACCCGAATCTGGTCAATATTGCCGAAATGGAGGCTCGCCTGGCCGTGCGTGATATGTTCGGTCAGCGTGTTCACCCCCTCAACTACCAGAACATGTCGGCTATTATGTTCTTCAATCCGGCGATCGCCACCGTTGGCCTGAGTGAGGAATCCTGTCAGAAAAAGGGTCTGGCTTATCGTGTGGCCTGGCTTGATAACGCCCTGGTGGCGCGGGCCATTGCCATGCGCGCAACACGCGGTTTTACCAAGATCGTGGTCAGTGATGATGAAGAAATGAAGATTCTTGGCATGCGAGCGGCTGGTCCGCAGGTGGCAAACAGCGTCATGGCGATCGCCCACTTCATGGATCACGACAAGGGCGCCATCGATGTGTTGCGTTCAGTCTATCCGCACCCAACCATTTCCGAAGCGACCCAGGAATGTCTGCGGTTGCTGCTGGGCAAGTCAGTCTACAAACCCTATGCCTTTCCTCAGTGGGTAAAGGTGAGACGCTGGAAACCGAATGGTGGTTACGCGCCGCTCTGA
- a CDS encoding sensor domain-containing diguanylate cyclase: MSEQEVLDYVLACDELPTLSTVASRLISMAAEEDTTISDIAGLISKDISLSTKILRVVNSSFYSFPQQIGTIHQAASILGTNAVRSLVLSFTFLKPDQMRGSGFDYATFWEQSLFEAVAARMLMTAIGAEDSEEGFVAGLLQNLGILILARAFPEKYPRVEQRINEQQQDRCAAEQDIIGADHTFIGSEVVKRWGFPEALILPLRYHHEPHRCKTTSSALRQLCNLVYLAGLLAEVRDADKPDEALGFFKKQVRLKLNLQEKTLERFLEQVHTEVEDTAKFFDLKISPQKSIAEILQIANAKLSVLNLTYEQMNRALIEKTVQLEMLTKELEKKNTLLERLAHIDGLTEAYNHRYFQNQLDREIKRADRNEDVLSLVMVDIDHFKKFNDNHGHQAGDQVLRQFCDLCRSTIREYDLFARYGGEEFVIVLPQTDAETANEVAEKLRSVIASHSFSIEREHYHLTASFGVADLKPVRDGFGKNELISRADEALYAAKKKGRNNVVVYSQKKKWFGRTP, from the coding sequence ATGTCAGAACAAGAAGTTCTTGATTATGTGCTGGCCTGCGACGAGCTGCCGACCCTTTCGACTGTCGCTTCCCGTCTGATCTCAATGGCTGCGGAGGAAGATACCACCATCAGCGACATCGCCGGGCTGATTTCGAAGGATATCTCCCTGTCGACCAAGATTCTGCGTGTGGTCAACTCCTCCTTCTACAGCTTTCCGCAACAGATCGGCACCATTCACCAGGCGGCATCGATTCTGGGCACCAACGCCGTACGCAGCCTGGTGCTGTCCTTCACCTTCCTTAAACCCGATCAGATGCGCGGTTCAGGCTTCGATTACGCAACCTTCTGGGAGCAATCTCTGTTCGAGGCCGTCGCTGCCCGTATGCTAATGACAGCAATCGGCGCGGAGGATTCCGAAGAAGGCTTCGTCGCCGGCCTGCTGCAGAATCTGGGTATCCTGATTCTTGCCCGGGCCTTCCCTGAAAAATATCCGCGGGTGGAACAGCGTATCAACGAACAGCAGCAGGACCGCTGCGCAGCCGAACAGGACATCATTGGCGCGGATCACACCTTCATTGGCAGCGAGGTTGTCAAGCGCTGGGGTTTTCCGGAAGCCCTGATTCTGCCCCTGCGCTATCACCACGAGCCCCACCGCTGCAAAACCACCAGCAGCGCCCTGAGACAGCTGTGCAATCTCGTCTATCTTGCCGGTCTGCTGGCCGAGGTGCGCGACGCGGATAAACCCGACGAAGCGCTGGGCTTCTTCAAAAAACAGGTACGACTCAAGCTCAACCTGCAGGAAAAAACCCTGGAGCGCTTCCTTGAGCAGGTCCATACCGAGGTGGAGGATACCGCCAAGTTCTTCGATCTGAAAATCAGTCCGCAAAAATCCATTGCCGAGATTCTGCAGATTGCCAATGCCAAACTCAGCGTGCTGAACCTGACCTATGAACAGATGAACCGGGCCCTGATTGAAAAAACGGTGCAACTAGAGATGCTGACGAAGGAACTGGAGAAAAAAAACACCCTGCTGGAACGATTGGCGCACATTGATGGTCTGACCGAGGCCTATAATCACCGCTATTTCCAGAACCAATTGGATCGTGAAATTAAACGGGCGGATCGCAATGAAGATGTTCTTAGCCTGGTCATGGTTGATATCGACCATTTCAAAAAGTTCAACGACAACCATGGTCATCAGGCAGGCGACCAGGTGCTGCGCCAGTTTTGCGATCTGTGTCGCTCAACCATCCGTGAATACGATCTGTTCGCCCGCTATGGCGGCGAGGAGTTTGTCATCGTCCTGCCGCAAACCGACGCCGAAACGGCCAACGAGGTGGCCGAGAAACTGCGCAGCGTCATTGCCAGCCACAGTTTCAGCATCGAACGCGAACACTACCATCTCACCGCCAGCTTTGGCGTCGCTGATCTCAAACCGGTGCGCGACGGTTTTGGCAAGAATGAATTGATTTCACGAGCAGACGAGGCCCTGTATGCCGCCAAAAAGAAAGGCCGCAACAACGTCGTCGTTTACAGTCAGAAAAAGAAATGGTTCGGCCGTACACCTTAA